In a genomic window of Dehalococcoidia bacterium:
- a CDS encoding MerR family transcriptional regulator, with the protein MHQQTLRNYERWNLVIPYRSPGGTRYYSIIDIEKIEKVKDWIEKFGINRAGIEIITDLMKEISDLEEKISYLESELIRYKSRGSMKELPERNRRFL; encoded by the coding sequence TTGCATCAGCAAACCTTAAGAAATTATGAACGTTGGAATTTAGTTATTCCTTACAGATCTCCGGGTGGAACTAGATATTATTCAATAATCGATATTGAAAAAATTGAGAAAGTTAAGGATTGGATTGAAAAATTTGGTATTAATCGTGCTGGAATTGAAATAATTACTGATTTGATGAAAGAAATAAGTGATCTAGAAGAAAAAATTAGCTATTTAGAATCAGAGCTTATTCGATATAAGAGTAGAGGGTCAATGAAAGAACTACCAGAAAGAAATAGGAGATTTTTATGA
- a CDS encoding AAA family ATPase, which yields MITSEIWSKDSMDENLREVYDIGRHYVDQVYNSHYYTLDHLMLALLDNKRAVEILMTAINAPEDRKKKFLVSYKSRIGQKIKSMGNYDQLDFIPNIMNPIYEFSIKQAEFNHMQEISVDLVLMGIVQVVKNYPYELPFETQNLILGSRLTVGNLAAAINVVNSQRPDSTHYNDQKESVNFDDVKNSSEEDKPKYENLDKYSIDLTALARENLIDPIIGREKEIKRVQQILSRRTKNNPVVIGDAGVGKTAIAEGLALNIVGGNVPNSMKGKRLLSLQLGQLLAGTGVRGEFEERLQSILKEMEEAKGEIILFIDEIHTVVGAGSGGGALDASNMMKPALARGKLQTIGATTPDEYRKYIESDQALERRFSPVSINEPNISDSISMLEGLRSKYENHHGLKISDEAIKSAVILSDRYVKNRFLPDKAIDLMDEALSRANIDNPDIPSQIIDYDKQIESFQEEEDFLFSKNDDSSADEIRKKRILLLEKRKKEFEKWKFNNRLIEIVKAEHVAKIVADKTGIPVDNLVEKEANKLLKLEERLHERVIGQTNAVESISNAIRRSRAGLQDPTKPIGSFIFLGPTGVGKTELAKSLAEFLFDDENSMIRVDMSEYKESYSMARLIGAPPGYVGYDDAGQLTESVRRNPYSVILFDEVEKAHQDIFNVLLQVLDDGRLTDGQGRTVDFTNTVIIMTSNIGTNVVGKEALGFNKKSEKSEEEISDAVNEALKSYFRPEFLNRIDEIIIFDSLSKADLYKIVDKVFSELSIKLSKLGIRITAGRKVKDWVAEKGFDKFYGARPLKRLLQKQIENKISKMIIAKEVKNGDTISLRLKEDQIIISKKL from the coding sequence ATGATAACTTCAGAAATATGGTCTAAAGATTCAATGGATGAAAATCTAAGAGAAGTTTACGACATAGGTAGGCATTATGTGGATCAAGTTTATAATAGTCATTACTACACATTAGATCACCTAATGCTTGCTCTACTTGATAATAAAAGAGCTGTGGAGATCTTAATGACTGCAATAAATGCACCTGAGGATAGAAAAAAGAAGTTTTTAGTTTCTTATAAATCTAGAATTGGTCAAAAAATAAAATCTATGGGTAACTATGATCAATTAGATTTTATTCCAAATATAATGAATCCTATTTATGAATTTTCAATTAAGCAAGCAGAGTTTAACCACATGCAAGAAATATCCGTAGATTTAGTGCTAATGGGTATAGTTCAGGTAGTCAAGAATTATCCATATGAACTTCCATTTGAAACACAAAATCTTATTCTAGGATCTCGCTTGACTGTTGGTAATTTAGCTGCAGCAATTAATGTTGTAAATTCACAAAGACCTGATAGTACACATTATAATGATCAAAAAGAATCTGTTAATTTTGACGATGTAAAAAATAGTTCAGAAGAAGATAAGCCTAAATATGAAAATCTAGATAAATATTCTATAGATCTTACTGCTTTAGCACGTGAAAATCTTATAGATCCAATAATAGGGAGAGAAAAAGAAATAAAAAGAGTGCAGCAGATTCTTTCAAGAAGAACTAAGAATAATCCAGTTGTAATTGGTGATGCAGGTGTAGGTAAAACCGCTATAGCAGAAGGTTTAGCACTAAATATTGTAGGAGGTAATGTGCCAAATTCTATGAAAGGAAAAAGGCTACTTTCATTACAATTGGGTCAATTATTAGCTGGAACTGGCGTAAGAGGGGAGTTTGAAGAAAGACTTCAATCTATCTTAAAAGAGATGGAAGAGGCCAAAGGTGAAATCATTCTCTTTATTGATGAGATTCATACTGTTGTTGGAGCTGGTTCTGGTGGTGGTGCTCTTGATGCATCTAATATGATGAAACCTGCACTAGCAAGAGGTAAACTCCAAACAATTGGTGCGACAACACCTGATGAATATAGAAAGTATATTGAATCAGATCAGGCGCTTGAGAGAAGATTTTCTCCAGTTTCTATAAATGAGCCTAATATTTCTGATTCAATTAGTATGCTTGAAGGTCTAAGATCTAAATATGAAAATCATCATGGACTAAAAATTTCTGATGAAGCCATAAAATCAGCTGTTATACTTTCTGATAGATACGTTAAGAATAGATTTTTGCCTGATAAGGCAATTGATCTTATGGATGAAGCATTATCCAGAGCAAATATTGATAATCCAGATATACCATCACAAATTATTGATTATGATAAACAAATTGAATCTTTCCAAGAAGAAGAGGATTTCCTGTTTTCAAAAAATGATGATTCGTCAGCAGATGAGATAAGAAAGAAACGAATTTTACTACTAGAAAAGAGGAAAAAAGAATTTGAAAAGTGGAAATTTAATAATCGTCTTATAGAGATTGTCAAAGCGGAACATGTTGCAAAGATCGTAGCTGATAAAACTGGTATTCCTGTCGATAACTTAGTTGAAAAAGAGGCTAATAAATTATTAAAACTAGAAGAAAGGCTTCATGAAAGAGTTATAGGGCAAACTAATGCAGTTGAAAGTATATCAAATGCAATAAGAAGGAGCAGGGCAGGATTACAAGATCCCACTAAACCTATTGGTTCTTTCATTTTTTTAGGACCGACAGGCGTAGGAAAAACAGAATTAGCCAAATCACTAGCAGAGTTTTTATTTGATGATGAAAATAGTATGATTCGAGTTGATATGTCAGAATACAAAGAGAGTTATTCAATGGCAAGATTGATAGGGGCTCCTCCAGGATATGTAGGATATGATGATGCTGGACAGTTAACTGAATCTGTCAGAAGAAATCCTTACAGTGTTATACTTTTCGATGAGGTAGAAAAAGCACATCAAGATATATTTAATGTGCTCCTTCAAGTACTTGATGATGGAAGACTCACAGATGGTCAAGGAAGAACAGTAGATTTTACAAATACAGTGATTATAATGACATCAAATATAGGTACAAATGTTGTAGGTAAAGAAGCTTTGGGCTTTAATAAAAAATCTGAAAAATCTGAAGAAGAAATATCTGATGCAGTAAATGAAGCCCTAAAATCATACTTCAGACCAGAATTCTTGAATAGAATTGATGAAATTATTATTTTTGACTCCCTATCTAAAGCTGATTTATATAAGATCGTTGATAAAGTATTTTCTGAATTATCAATTAAATTATCAAAATTAGGTATAAGAATAACAGCTGGTAGAAAAGTTAAAGATTGGGTCGCCGAAAAAGGATTTGATAAATTTTATGGTGCAAGGCCTTTGAAAAGACTACTTCAAAAACAAATAGAAAATAAAATTTCTAAAATGATAATAGCAAAAGAAGTAAAGAATGGAGACACAATTTCTCTCAGACTTAAGGAAGATCAGATAATAATATCTAAGAAATTATAA
- the ispF gene encoding 2-C-methyl-D-erythritol 2,4-cyclodiphosphate synthase yields MKPSKKILAIILAAGQSKRFKSNKLFFEIDGKPVLQRTIENINGVDEIMSILIVGNKQNKSDIKSLLDQIKSKKQVYSISGGNSRADSLVCAINFINENKLKFDFLVIHDGARPFAKKEIFNEGLRYINDYDSVIFGLTPTDTIKKITDDNFVEKTLIRDKLINVQTPQFFKDKVLIESIKFNQDLNLVTDDSSFLDDTKYKVKVLPGDINNIKITTQNDVMNSTFYGIGYDLHKLIPFEKLRLGGIDIDFPFKLEGHSDGDVLIHSIIDSLLGACNLGDIGKFYPSTKKELKNIDSTQMLAEISDFVYKKGFELIYLDVTVIAQKPRISNYTEKMKISLSNILNISVNNINIKSTSTDNMGIIGSEKAIASQTIATIKKNYK; encoded by the coding sequence ATGAAACCTTCAAAAAAAATATTAGCGATAATTCTTGCTGCTGGTCAGTCTAAGAGATTTAAGAGTAACAAACTTTTTTTTGAAATAGATGGTAAACCTGTACTTCAAAGAACTATTGAAAATATTAATGGTGTAGATGAAATTATGTCAATTTTGATTGTTGGTAATAAACAAAATAAATCCGATATTAAAAGTTTATTAGATCAAATAAAATCAAAAAAGCAGGTGTACTCTATTTCAGGTGGAAATTCTAGAGCAGATTCTCTAGTATGTGCTATTAATTTTATTAATGAAAATAAACTTAAATTTGACTTTTTAGTTATTCATGATGGAGCTAGGCCTTTTGCTAAAAAAGAAATTTTTAATGAAGGACTGAGATATATAAATGATTATGATTCGGTAATATTTGGACTAACACCAACAGATACTATAAAAAAAATTACCGATGATAATTTTGTTGAAAAAACTCTTATTAGAGACAAATTAATAAATGTTCAAACTCCTCAATTTTTCAAGGATAAAGTTCTTATAGAAAGCATTAAATTCAATCAAGACTTGAATTTGGTTACAGATGATTCTTCTTTTTTAGATGATACAAAATACAAGGTAAAAGTATTACCTGGGGATATAAATAATATAAAAATTACAACTCAAAATGATGTAATGAACTCTACTTTTTATGGTATTGGATATGATTTGCATAAACTTATCCCTTTTGAAAAATTGAGACTTGGAGGTATAGACATAGATTTTCCTTTCAAGCTAGAAGGTCATTCTGATGGAGATGTATTAATTCATTCCATAATTGATTCTTTACTAGGTGCATGCAATCTAGGAGATATAGGAAAGTTCTATCCTTCAACTAAAAAAGAACTTAAGAACATAGACTCTACTCAAATGCTAGCTGAGATTTCAGATTTTGTTTATAAGAAAGGTTTTGAGCTTATATATTTGGATGTAACAGTTATTGCTCAGAAGCCTAGAATATCAAATTACACAGAGAAAATGAAAATAAGCCTTTCTAATATTCTTAATATTAGTGTAAATAATATAAATATTAAAAGTACTAGTACAGATAATATGGGTATAATTGGATCTGAAAAAGCAATTGCAAGTCAAACAATAGCAACTATCAAGAAAAATTATAAATAA
- the cysS gene encoding cysteine--tRNA ligase has translation MFLYNSLTRKKEKLIKKNVKMYVCGVTVYDRPHLGHALSTVTFDVLHRYLEYKGYKVTRVQNFTDVDDKIINKSKELSITAQEVADRYIETFFEDMDALGVRRADVHPRATEDMNEIIELISSLIDKKAAYSSNGSVYFDVSFASDYGKLSGRNIEEEIDGTRIENDPDKKNVEDFALWKKAPASEPHWKSPWGIGRPGWHIECSAMAKKHLGDTIDIHGGGLDLVFPHHENEIVQSESASGLKPFSKIWVHNGLLKRSGDEKMSKSLGNSFDVRDALGQYSGNSIRLWILQSHYRQPSTLDDDSLLIAQKSYQRIERALLLDGSKGFNSKNFLNEFESSMDDDLGTPSAIATIFNLVHEINVCNSKKQGIYEGVILLKKMLDILGFDTKTNHIEDEEINKLLEKRNKYRDEKNYQEADKIRDYLLEMDVEILDSREGSSYRKI, from the coding sequence ATGTTTTTGTATAATTCACTTACTAGAAAAAAAGAAAAACTAATAAAAAAAAATGTAAAAATGTATGTTTGTGGAGTTACTGTATATGACAGACCTCATCTAGGCCATGCCTTATCTACTGTTACATTTGATGTTCTACACAGATACCTAGAATATAAAGGATATAAGGTAACTAGGGTTCAAAATTTTACAGATGTTGATGACAAAATAATTAATAAATCTAAAGAATTAAGTATAACTGCCCAAGAAGTTGCTGATAGATATATTGAAACTTTTTTTGAAGATATGGATGCATTAGGAGTCAGAAGAGCTGATGTTCATCCACGAGCAACAGAAGATATGAATGAAATAATTGAACTTATATCTTCCTTAATAGATAAAAAAGCAGCATATAGTTCTAATGGTAGTGTTTATTTTGATGTTTCTTTTGCATCCGACTATGGTAAATTATCCGGACGTAATATTGAAGAAGAGATTGACGGAACAAGAATTGAAAATGATCCTGATAAAAAAAATGTAGAAGATTTTGCTCTCTGGAAAAAGGCTCCAGCTAGTGAGCCTCATTGGAAAAGTCCTTGGGGAATCGGTAGGCCAGGTTGGCATATTGAATGTTCAGCAATGGCAAAAAAACACTTAGGAGATACTATAGATATTCATGGGGGAGGTTTAGATTTGGTTTTTCCTCATCATGAAAATGAAATTGTTCAGAGTGAGTCTGCATCAGGGCTAAAACCTTTTTCAAAAATATGGGTTCATAATGGATTACTAAAGAGATCAGGTGATGAAAAAATGAGTAAATCTCTTGGAAACTCATTTGATGTTAGGGATGCTCTAGGCCAATATTCTGGTAATTCTATAAGACTTTGGATTTTACAAAGTCATTACAGGCAACCCAGTACTCTAGATGATGATTCATTATTAATTGCCCAAAAATCATATCAAAGAATAGAAAGAGCATTATTATTAGATGGATCAAAAGGTTTTAATTCTAAAAATTTTTTGAATGAATTTGAATCCTCAATGGATGATGATTTGGGAACACCTTCTGCAATAGCAACAATTTTTAATTTGGTTCATGAAATTAACGTTTGTAATTCAAAAAAACAAGGTATTTATGAGGGAGTAATTTTGCTAAAAAAAATGTTAGATATTTTAGGATTTGATACCAAAACAAATCATATTGAAGATGAAGAAATAAATAAATTATTAGAAAAAAGAAACAAATACAGAGACGAAAAAAATTATCAAGAAGCAGACAAAATAAGAGATTATCTATTAGAAATGGATGTTGAAATTTTAGATTCTAGAGAAGGCTCATCTTATAGAAAAATCTAA
- the secG gene encoding preprotein translocase subunit SecG: MDLIFSILMMVFAVIIVIVILLQTRGSSAGLFGQSDGSFRSRRGIEQILFRLTILLIIVFVGIAVLNVRF; encoded by the coding sequence TTGGACCTAATATTTTCAATACTAATGATGGTTTTTGCAGTTATTATTGTAATTGTGATTTTACTTCAAACGAGAGGGAGTTCAGCAGGTTTGTTCGGTCAATCCGACGGCTCATTCAGATCAAGGAGAGGAATTGAGCAAATATTATTTCGGCTTACAATCCTTCTTATAATAGTATTTGTAGGAATTGCAGTTTTGAATGTTAGATTTTAG
- the gatB gene encoding Asp-tRNA(Asn)/Glu-tRNA(Gln) amidotransferase subunit GatB produces the protein MEYEAVIGLETHVQLNTNSKMFSMSSAKYQNSEPNTLVDPTSMGLPGALPVVNKKAIESAVKIGLALDCHISKFTKFDRKQYFYPDLMKGYQISQFDQPICTEGSLLLSNHKKIRINRVHMEEDVAKLTHINSKNENYSLLDINRSGTPLMEIVTEPDLSSSKEVIEYIEKLQQIIRYIEVGSANMEEGSFRCDANISIREKGSEILGTKVEIKNMNRISAVAEAINYEINRQIECIKNKESIIQETRGWIEEKSITISQRTKEESNDYRYFPEPDIPPLRLTDNWINNIREKLPVLPEKRKEKYIKVFELSDYDAKLLSDEINFSNFFEETISNISKKFYNNETIKYIANIMNGEFNRLLNLDTDITFKNIKFEPKDLSKLIDIYNKNTINNKILKSVFEEMWNTGKKAEDIISNQNLGIISNSNELEDKINNIIENNPKAVEDFLAGKEQSKKFILGQVMKETKGQADPKISMELISKNLEQKKQ, from the coding sequence ATGGAATACGAAGCAGTTATTGGCTTAGAGACTCACGTTCAACTAAATACAAATTCTAAGATGTTTAGCATGTCAAGTGCTAAGTATCAAAATTCTGAACCGAATACTTTAGTAGACCCTACTTCTATGGGATTACCTGGTGCTTTGCCGGTTGTCAATAAAAAAGCAATTGAAAGTGCAGTAAAAATTGGACTAGCACTAGATTGCCATATCTCAAAATTTACCAAATTTGATAGAAAACAATATTTTTATCCAGATTTAATGAAAGGTTATCAAATTTCTCAGTTTGATCAACCAATATGTACAGAAGGTAGTCTATTACTTTCAAATCATAAGAAAATTAGAATTAATAGAGTTCACATGGAAGAAGATGTTGCAAAATTGACCCATATTAACTCAAAAAATGAAAATTATAGTTTATTAGATATCAATAGATCTGGAACTCCATTGATGGAAATTGTTACTGAACCTGACTTAAGTTCTTCCAAAGAAGTAATCGAATACATTGAGAAACTTCAGCAGATAATTAGATATATAGAGGTAGGTTCTGCAAATATGGAAGAGGGATCATTTAGGTGTGATGCAAATATAAGTATTAGAGAAAAAGGCTCTGAAATTCTTGGAACAAAAGTAGAAATCAAGAATATGAACAGAATTTCAGCAGTTGCCGAAGCAATTAATTATGAAATAAATAGACAAATAGAATGTATAAAAAATAAAGAATCCATTATCCAAGAAACAAGAGGTTGGATTGAAGAAAAATCTATCACAATATCTCAAAGAACAAAAGAAGAATCTAATGATTATAGATATTTCCCAGAGCCCGATATCCCCCCGCTACGATTAACGGATAACTGGATTAATAACATAAGAGAAAAATTACCTGTTCTTCCTGAAAAAAGGAAAGAAAAGTACATTAAAGTATTTGAGTTAAGTGATTATGATGCAAAATTACTTAGCGATGAAATAAATTTTTCTAATTTTTTTGAAGAAACAATTAGTAACATTTCTAAGAAATTTTATAATAATGAAACAATAAAATATATTGCAAATATTATGAATGGAGAATTTAATAGGTTATTAAATCTAGATACAGATATAACATTTAAAAATATAAAATTCGAACCCAAAGATTTATCAAAATTGATTGATATTTATAATAAAAATACTATAAATAATAAAATCCTTAAGTCAGTATTTGAAGAAATGTGGAATACTGGAAAAAAAGCTGAAGATATTATTTCTAACCAAAATTTAGGAATAATATCTAACTCAAATGAGCTAGAAGATAAAATTAATAATATAATTGAAAATAATCCGAAAGCTGTAGAAGACTTTTTAGCAGGTAAAGAACAGTCTAAAAAGTTTATTCTAGGACAAGTAATGAAAGAAACAAAGGGACAAGCTGATCCTAAAATTTCAATGGAATTGATATCAAAAAATTTAGAACAAAAAAAACAATAA
- the sufB gene encoding Fe-S cluster assembly protein SufB, which yields MPTPDSISRETDLSGMEYKWGFTTDVDTELAPKGINESIVELISTKKGEPQWMLDWRMRAYKHWEKIHKQQKEPTWAKVNYPPIDYQDIYYYAAPKSMTETPKSLDDVDPEMLETFDKLGIPINEREKLAGVAVDAVFDSVSVANTLDDQLKDMGIIFCSFNDAVKNHPDLVKKYIGSVVPYSDNFFSSLNSAVFSDGSFAYIPPGVRCPVELMTYFRINTEGSGQFERTLIIADENAYVSYLEGCTAPFRKTSQLHAAVVELVALENSEIKYSTVQNWFPGTKEGEGGVYNFVTKRGKASKNSKISWTQVETGSAITWKYPSVILQGDNSTGEFYSVALANNHQQADTGTKMIHIGKNTKSTVVSKGISAGKGQNTYRGQIKIMPSADGAMNHTQCDSLLIGDKCGAHTVPYIEVKNSSARLEHEASTSKVSEDQLFYLMSRGLSEEEANHMIITGWSKDVIKELPFEFSLEASQLLKVSLEGAVG from the coding sequence ATGCCTACACCAGACAGTATATCAAGAGAAACAGATCTCTCAGGAATGGAATACAAATGGGGATTTACAACTGATGTTGATACAGAACTCGCACCCAAAGGTATTAATGAATCGATAGTTGAGCTTATATCAACAAAAAAAGGAGAGCCACAATGGATGCTTGATTGGAGAATGAGAGCATACAAACATTGGGAAAAAATACATAAACAACAAAAAGAGCCAACTTGGGCTAAAGTAAATTATCCTCCAATAGATTATCAAGATATATACTATTATGCAGCTCCAAAATCTATGACTGAAACGCCCAAATCATTAGATGATGTAGATCCTGAAATGCTAGAAACTTTTGATAAATTAGGTATCCCTATTAATGAAAGAGAAAAACTTGCCGGTGTAGCAGTTGACGCAGTTTTTGATTCGGTTTCAGTTGCTAATACTTTAGATGATCAACTGAAAGATATGGGAATAATTTTTTGTTCTTTCAATGATGCAGTAAAGAACCATCCTGATTTGGTGAAAAAGTATATAGGATCTGTTGTACCATATTCTGATAATTTCTTTTCATCACTAAACTCAGCTGTATTTTCAGATGGATCATTTGCATATATTCCCCCTGGAGTAAGGTGTCCCGTAGAATTAATGACTTACTTTAGAATTAATACTGAGGGATCTGGTCAGTTTGAAAGAACATTGATAATTGCTGATGAAAATGCTTATGTCTCATATCTTGAAGGTTGTACTGCTCCTTTTAGAAAAACTTCACAACTACATGCTGCAGTTGTTGAATTAGTGGCTCTAGAAAATTCAGAAATTAAATATTCAACTGTTCAAAATTGGTTTCCCGGAACTAAAGAAGGAGAAGGAGGAGTATATAATTTTGTAACAAAAAGGGGTAAAGCTAGTAAAAATTCAAAAATATCTTGGACTCAAGTAGAGACTGGATCTGCCATAACCTGGAAATATCCGTCTGTAATATTACAAGGTGATAATTCAACGGGAGAATTTTATTCAGTTGCTTTAGCAAATAATCACCAGCAAGCAGATACAGGAACAAAGATGATTCATATTGGTAAAAATACTAAATCTACAGTAGTATCCAAAGGTATATCAGCAGGAAAAGGTCAAAATACTTATAGAGGGCAAATAAAAATAATGCCCTCAGCAGACGGAGCTATGAATCATACTCAATGTGATTCTCTCTTAATTGGTGATAAATGTGGAGCACATACTGTTCCATATATTGAAGTTAAGAATTCTTCTGCTAGATTAGAGCATGAAGCATCCACCTCAAAAGTATCAGAGGATCAATTGTTTTATTTGATGTCAAGAGGATTGTCTGAAGAAGAGGCTAATCATATGATTATCACAGGTTGGAGTAAAGATGTTATTAAGGAACTACCTTTTGAATTTTCGCTTGAAGCTTCTCAATTGCTTAAAGTTAGTCTTGAAGGCGCAGTGGGATAA
- the sufC gene encoding Fe-S cluster assembly ATPase SufC produces MLKISNLKAKVIDNDEMILNGINLEVNEGEIHAIMGPNGSGKSTLANVLAGRPDYEITNGDIHFNTQLINDLPPDERSHLGMFLAFQYPSEIPGVRSFQMLKSSLDAKKDYHNEKKLSVREFSKLYDQKVKDLGIDVDLTKRSLNFGFSGGEKKKNEILQLSVLEPSLAILDETDSGLDVDALREVSEGVNALKSSNRSFIIVTHYQRILNYIEPDFVHILVDGSIVKSGDKNLALDIENNGYEKIISGIEK; encoded by the coding sequence TTGTTAAAAATCAGTAACTTAAAAGCAAAAGTCATCGATAATGATGAGATGATATTGAATGGTATAAATCTTGAGGTTAACGAAGGTGAGATTCATGCCATAATGGGGCCAAATGGTTCTGGGAAAAGTACATTAGCTAACGTATTAGCAGGAAGACCAGATTATGAAATAACTAATGGAGATATACATTTCAATACACAATTAATCAATGATTTACCTCCTGACGAGAGATCTCATCTAGGAATGTTTCTAGCGTTCCAATATCCATCGGAAATTCCAGGAGTGAGGTCCTTCCAAATGCTGAAGTCATCTCTAGACGCAAAAAAAGATTATCATAATGAAAAAAAATTATCAGTAAGGGAATTCTCTAAACTCTACGATCAAAAAGTTAAAGACTTGGGTATTGATGTTGATCTAACTAAAAGATCCTTAAACTTTGGTTTCTCAGGTGGTGAAAAGAAAAAAAATGAGATTCTTCAATTATCTGTTTTAGAACCTAGTCTGGCTATACTTGATGAAACTGACTCAGGATTAGATGTTGATGCTTTGAGAGAAGTTTCTGAGGGGGTTAATGCTCTTAAATCTTCTAACAGGTCTTTCATAATAGTTACTCACTATCAAAGAATATTAAATTATATAGAACCTGATTTTGTTCACATTTTAGTTGATGGCTCTATAGTCAAGTCAGGAGATAAGAATTTAGCTTTAGATATTGAAAATAATGGATATGAAAAAATTATATCAGGGATAGAAAAATAA
- the sufD gene encoding Fe-S cluster assembly protein SufD: protein MTTKDFIRSANNIFEQNEISNMQINELKKDGWKNFSDFGMPPNKHTEELWKYTNFSKLQNLNFSKPSKSTFDLSNNLNDLINLSSNNIYIVNGFYDSEKSNFSKNIIIENEKNINKLDYLVSHMGTIAKNEENEMLALNSSLMSDPIFISLKNNSTEISTNIFIISTDDKITFSSTPRLFIEASENSNYVINEIHINLSSEKNQTLEIPVLEYLLQKNSEINHKRIQLSSESSYFFNFDRVQQNENSKFNSVSFSTSGELSRFDIHTDLIGENSECSFHGLYITDKNQHQENEISTTHSVGRCSSDQMFKGILAGKSRAVFSGKVLVKQDAQKTKAFQKDLNFLLSEEAEVDTKPSLEIYADDVECSHGATAGNMDKSMLFYLESRGINKDEAMSMLIKGFAQEIIDEFDDINIISILESILENKINILDIQGVM from the coding sequence ATGACAACAAAAGATTTTATCAGAAGTGCAAATAATATATTTGAACAAAATGAAATATCAAATATGCAAATAAATGAGCTTAAAAAAGATGGCTGGAAGAATTTTAGTGATTTTGGTATGCCTCCCAACAAACATACAGAAGAATTGTGGAAATATACAAATTTTTCAAAACTTCAAAATCTTAACTTTTCTAAACCATCTAAATCAACTTTTGATTTATCAAATAATCTTAACGATTTGATAAATTTATCTTCAAATAATATATACATTGTTAATGGTTTCTATGATTCAGAAAAATCTAATTTTTCAAAAAATATTATTATTGAGAATGAGAAAAATATTAATAAATTAGATTATTTAGTTTCTCACATGGGTACAATAGCAAAGAATGAAGAAAACGAAATGCTTGCCTTAAATTCCTCTCTTATGAGTGATCCTATATTTATTTCATTAAAAAATAATTCAACTGAAATTAGTACAAATATTTTTATCATATCTACTGATGATAAAATTACCTTTTCTTCTACTCCAAGACTTTTTATTGAAGCATCAGAAAATTCAAATTATGTAATAAATGAAATTCATATAAATCTATCCTCTGAAAAAAATCAAACTTTAGAAATTCCAGTTTTAGAGTATTTGCTTCAAAAGAATTCTGAAATTAATCACAAAAGAATTCAACTATCTTCTGAAAGTTCATATTTTTTTAATTTCGATAGAGTACAGCAAAATGAAAACTCAAAATTTAATTCGGTTTCATTTTCAACTTCAGGTGAGTTATCAAGATTTGATATTCACACTGATTTAATTGGAGAAAATTCAGAGTGTTCATTCCATGGATTATATATAACTGATAAAAATCAGCATCAAGAAAATGAAATATCAACAACTCATTCAGTAGGTAGATGTTCAAGTGATCAAATGTTCAAAGGTATTTTAGCAGGAAAATCAAGAGCTGTTTTCAGTGGTAAGGTTCTAGTTAAGCAAGATGCCCAAAAAACTAAAGCTTTTCAAAAAGACTTAAACTTTCTATTATCTGAGGAGGCAGAAGTGGATACTAAGCCAAGCTTAGAAATTTACGCAGATGATGTTGAATGTAGTCATGGAGCTACGGCAGGTAATATGGATAAAAGTATGCTATTTTATCTAGAGAGTAGGGGTATCAATAAAGATGAAGCAATGTCCATGCTCATTAAGGGATTTGCTCAAGAAATCATTGATGAATTTGATGATATAAATATTATTTCTATCTTGGAAAGCATATTAGAAAATAAAATTAATATTCTAGATATTCAAGGAGTTATGTAA